From Panicum hallii strain FIL2 chromosome 2, PHallii_v3.1, whole genome shotgun sequence, a single genomic window includes:
- the LOC112883608 gene encoding uncharacterized protein LOC112883608 isoform X1, with product MMEEVQNCVVKLRSNPRRHRDEVYVGCGAGFGGDRPMAALKLLQRVKELNYLVLECLAERTLADRFRIMVSGGKGYDPRVKEWMSVLLPLAFERKVCIITNMGAMDPLGAQKEVLNLASILGLEITVAVAYESSFKTQGSPLSSNESTGPGGGRSTYLGAASIVHCLENYKPHVVITSRVADAALFLAPMIYELGWNWNDMEELAQGTLASHLLECGCQLTGGYFMHPGDEYRDFSFEQLVDLSLPYAEVSYGGEVIVGKADGSGGLLSHSTCAEQLLYEVGDPANYITPDLVVDFCNVQFHQISTDKVQCEGAKPSDACYPEKLLQLYPTEGGWKGWGEISYGGHQCLKRAQAAEYLVRSWMGERYPDIDEKIVSYIMGYDSLKAIGSDKDSYSSKQVIDARLRMDGLFELEEHAVQFVEEFIALYTNGPAGGGGISKVRTGINSNEPMNYDTCNGQRKELILQKMLVDRENIFWRAHAKKASIPCLQNQAMDSETVQMHILQSQKNPTSRAMGSQHINTSMGTQLSPVRASPGKKIALYHIAHSRAGDKGNDINFSIIPHFPGDIGRLRVVITPDWVKNVVSPLLDLSSFPDERVIQRRINLLELVSVEIYDVPGISSLNVVVRNILDGGVNCSRRIDRHGKTLSDLILCQEVVLPP from the exons ATGATGGAAGAGGTTCAAAACTGTGTGGTGAAGCTG CGGAGCAATCCTAGACGGCACAGGGATGAAGTGTACGTTGGCTGTGGGGCTGGATTTGGGGGAGACAGGCCAATGGCTGCTTTAAAATTACTGCAGAGGGTCAAGGAGCTTAACTACCTAGTGCTTGAGTGTTTGGCAGAGCGGACTCTTGCAGATCGGTTCCGAATTATGGTGTCAGGGGGCAAAGGATACGATCCTCGAG TCAAAGAGTGGATGTCTGTACTACTACCATTGGCTTTTGAACGGAAAGTTTGCATAATAACTAACATGGGTGCAA TGGATCCTCTTGGAGCACAGAAAGAAGTACTGAACCTGGCATCTATTTTGGGACTGGAGATAACAGTAGCTGTAGCTTATGAATCATCCTTTAAAACTCAAG GAAGCCCTCTATCATCCAATGAATCAACAGGGCCGGGCGGG GGAAGAAGCACATACCTTGGGGCAGCATCCATTGTACATTGCTTGGAAAACTATAAACCACATGTTGTCATTACTTCTCGTGTTGCTGATGCTGCGCTCTTCCTAGCACCTATG ATCTATGAATTAGGTTGGAACTGGAATGATATGGAGGAGTTGGCACAAGGGACATTAGCTAGCCATCTTTTAGAATGTGGCTGCCAACTCACTGGAGGATATTTCATGCACCCTG GAGATGAATATAGGGATTTTTCTTTTGAGCAACTTGTGGATTTGTCCCTTCCATATGCCGAAGTTAGTTATGGAGGAGAAGTTATTGTCGGTAAGGCAGATGGCAGTGGTGGTCTTTTGAGCCACAGTACTTGTGCAGAACAGCTTCTTTATGAAGTTGGAGACCCAGCAAACTACATTACTCCTGATCTG GTTGTAGATTTCTGTAATGTGCAGTTTCACCAAATATCAACAGACAAGGTCCAATGTGAAGGAGCGAAACCATCTGATGCTTGTTACCCTGAGAAACTCCTCCAGTTATATCCTACT GAAGGTGGATGGAAAGGCTGGGGTGAAATATCTTATGGGGGGCATCAATGCTTAAAGCGAGCTCAAGCAGCAGAATACCTT GTTAGGTCGTGGATGGGTGAAAGATATCCCGACATTGATGAAAAAATTGTTTCATACATCATGGGCTACGATAGTTTGAAAGCTATAGGAAGTGATAAGGATAGTTACTCGTCCAAGCAAGTAATAGATGCTAGACTTCGGATGGATGGCCTCTTTGAGCTTGAAGAGCATGCTGTTCAGTTTGTTGAAGAATTTATCGCACTATATACAAATGGtcctgctggtggtggtggcatcaG TAAAGTCAGGACTGGTATAAATTCCAATGAACCAATGAACTATGACACATG CAATGGACAGAGGAAGGAACTGATTCTACAAAAGATGCTG GTTGACCGGGAAAACATCTTCTGGCGAGCGCATGCAAAGAAGGCAAGCATTCCTTGCCTGCAGAATCAGGCCATGGATTCTGAAACGGTTCAGATGCATATTTTACAATCACAAAAGAACCCAACAAGTCGCGCAATGGGCAGTCAACACATTAACACAAGCATGGGGACACAACTATCCCCTGTTCGTGCTTCACCTGGGAAAAAGATTGCCCTTTACCATATAGCCCACAGCAGAGCTGGTGACAAAGGGAATGATATTAACTTTTCTATCATTCCTCACTTCCCTGGTGACATTGGTCGGCTTAGGGTAGTGATCACTCCCGATTGGGTGAAGAATGTTGTTTCACCTCTACTTGATTTGTCGTCTTTTCCTGATGAGCGAGTGATTCAGCGTCGAATCAATCTACTTGAGCTTGTTAGTGTTGAGATTTACGACGTCCCAGGCATAAGCTCTCTGAATGTTGTGGTGAGGAACATCTTGGATGGTGGTGTGAACTGTTCAAGAAGGATTGATCGGCATGGAAAGACCCTGTCAGATCTGATATTGTGCCAAGAAGTTGTCTTACCCCCATGA
- the LOC112883608 gene encoding uncharacterized protein LOC112883608 isoform X2 yields the protein MMEEVQNCVVKLRSNPRRHRDEVYVGCGAGFGGDRPMAALKLLQRVKELNYLVLECLAERTLADRFRIMVSGGKGYDPRVKEWMSVLLPLAFERKVCIITNMGAMDPLGAQKEVLNLASILGLEITVAVAYESSFKTQGSPLSSNESTGPGGGRSTYLGAASIVHCLENYKPHVVITSRVADAALFLAPMIYELGWNWNDMEELAQGTLASHLLECGCQLTGGYFMHPGDEYRDFSFEQLVDLSLPYAEVSYGGEVIVGKADGSGGLLSHSTCAEQLLYEVGDPANYITPDLVVDFCNVQFHQISTDKVQCEGAKPSDACYPEKLLQLYPTEGGWKGWGEISYGGHQCLKRAQAAEYLVRSWMGERYPDIDEKIVSYIMGYDSLKAIGSDKDSYSSKQVIDARLRMDGLFELEEHAVQFVEEFIALYTNGPAGGGGISNGQRKELILQKMLVDRENIFWRAHAKKASIPCLQNQAMDSETVQMHILQSQKNPTSRAMGSQHINTSMGTQLSPVRASPGKKIALYHIAHSRAGDKGNDINFSIIPHFPGDIGRLRVVITPDWVKNVVSPLLDLSSFPDERVIQRRINLLELVSVEIYDVPGISSLNVVVRNILDGGVNCSRRIDRHGKTLSDLILCQEVVLPP from the exons ATGATGGAAGAGGTTCAAAACTGTGTGGTGAAGCTG CGGAGCAATCCTAGACGGCACAGGGATGAAGTGTACGTTGGCTGTGGGGCTGGATTTGGGGGAGACAGGCCAATGGCTGCTTTAAAATTACTGCAGAGGGTCAAGGAGCTTAACTACCTAGTGCTTGAGTGTTTGGCAGAGCGGACTCTTGCAGATCGGTTCCGAATTATGGTGTCAGGGGGCAAAGGATACGATCCTCGAG TCAAAGAGTGGATGTCTGTACTACTACCATTGGCTTTTGAACGGAAAGTTTGCATAATAACTAACATGGGTGCAA TGGATCCTCTTGGAGCACAGAAAGAAGTACTGAACCTGGCATCTATTTTGGGACTGGAGATAACAGTAGCTGTAGCTTATGAATCATCCTTTAAAACTCAAG GAAGCCCTCTATCATCCAATGAATCAACAGGGCCGGGCGGG GGAAGAAGCACATACCTTGGGGCAGCATCCATTGTACATTGCTTGGAAAACTATAAACCACATGTTGTCATTACTTCTCGTGTTGCTGATGCTGCGCTCTTCCTAGCACCTATG ATCTATGAATTAGGTTGGAACTGGAATGATATGGAGGAGTTGGCACAAGGGACATTAGCTAGCCATCTTTTAGAATGTGGCTGCCAACTCACTGGAGGATATTTCATGCACCCTG GAGATGAATATAGGGATTTTTCTTTTGAGCAACTTGTGGATTTGTCCCTTCCATATGCCGAAGTTAGTTATGGAGGAGAAGTTATTGTCGGTAAGGCAGATGGCAGTGGTGGTCTTTTGAGCCACAGTACTTGTGCAGAACAGCTTCTTTATGAAGTTGGAGACCCAGCAAACTACATTACTCCTGATCTG GTTGTAGATTTCTGTAATGTGCAGTTTCACCAAATATCAACAGACAAGGTCCAATGTGAAGGAGCGAAACCATCTGATGCTTGTTACCCTGAGAAACTCCTCCAGTTATATCCTACT GAAGGTGGATGGAAAGGCTGGGGTGAAATATCTTATGGGGGGCATCAATGCTTAAAGCGAGCTCAAGCAGCAGAATACCTT GTTAGGTCGTGGATGGGTGAAAGATATCCCGACATTGATGAAAAAATTGTTTCATACATCATGGGCTACGATAGTTTGAAAGCTATAGGAAGTGATAAGGATAGTTACTCGTCCAAGCAAGTAATAGATGCTAGACTTCGGATGGATGGCCTCTTTGAGCTTGAAGAGCATGCTGTTCAGTTTGTTGAAGAATTTATCGCACTATATACAAATGGtcctgctggtggtggtggcatcaG CAATGGACAGAGGAAGGAACTGATTCTACAAAAGATGCTG GTTGACCGGGAAAACATCTTCTGGCGAGCGCATGCAAAGAAGGCAAGCATTCCTTGCCTGCAGAATCAGGCCATGGATTCTGAAACGGTTCAGATGCATATTTTACAATCACAAAAGAACCCAACAAGTCGCGCAATGGGCAGTCAACACATTAACACAAGCATGGGGACACAACTATCCCCTGTTCGTGCTTCACCTGGGAAAAAGATTGCCCTTTACCATATAGCCCACAGCAGAGCTGGTGACAAAGGGAATGATATTAACTTTTCTATCATTCCTCACTTCCCTGGTGACATTGGTCGGCTTAGGGTAGTGATCACTCCCGATTGGGTGAAGAATGTTGTTTCACCTCTACTTGATTTGTCGTCTTTTCCTGATGAGCGAGTGATTCAGCGTCGAATCAATCTACTTGAGCTTGTTAGTGTTGAGATTTACGACGTCCCAGGCATAAGCTCTCTGAATGTTGTGGTGAGGAACATCTTGGATGGTGGTGTGAACTGTTCAAGAAGGATTGATCGGCATGGAAAGACCCTGTCAGATCTGATATTGTGCCAAGAAGTTGTCTTACCCCCATGA
- the LOC112883608 gene encoding uncharacterized protein LOC112883608 isoform X4 translates to MMEEVQNCVVKLRSNPRRHRDEVYVGCGAGFGGDRPMAALKLLQRVKELNYLVLECLAERTLADRFRIMVSGGKGYDPRGSPLSSNESTGPGGGRSTYLGAASIVHCLENYKPHVVITSRVADAALFLAPMIYELGWNWNDMEELAQGTLASHLLECGCQLTGGYFMHPGDEYRDFSFEQLVDLSLPYAEVSYGGEVIVGKADGSGGLLSHSTCAEQLLYEVGDPANYITPDLVVDFCNVQFHQISTDKVQCEGAKPSDACYPEKLLQLYPTEGGWKGWGEISYGGHQCLKRAQAAEYLVRSWMGERYPDIDEKIVSYIMGYDSLKAIGSDKDSYSSKQVIDARLRMDGLFELEEHAVQFVEEFIALYTNGPAGGGGISKVRTGINSNEPMNYDTCNGQRKELILQKMLVDRENIFWRAHAKKASIPCLQNQAMDSETVQMHILQSQKNPTSRAMGSQHINTSMGTQLSPVRASPGKKIALYHIAHSRAGDKGNDINFSIIPHFPGDIGRLRVVITPDWVKNVVSPLLDLSSFPDERVIQRRINLLELVSVEIYDVPGISSLNVVVRNILDGGVNCSRRIDRHGKTLSDLILCQEVVLPP, encoded by the exons ATGATGGAAGAGGTTCAAAACTGTGTGGTGAAGCTG CGGAGCAATCCTAGACGGCACAGGGATGAAGTGTACGTTGGCTGTGGGGCTGGATTTGGGGGAGACAGGCCAATGGCTGCTTTAAAATTACTGCAGAGGGTCAAGGAGCTTAACTACCTAGTGCTTGAGTGTTTGGCAGAGCGGACTCTTGCAGATCGGTTCCGAATTATGGTGTCAGGGGGCAAAGGATACGATCCTCGAG GAAGCCCTCTATCATCCAATGAATCAACAGGGCCGGGCGGG GGAAGAAGCACATACCTTGGGGCAGCATCCATTGTACATTGCTTGGAAAACTATAAACCACATGTTGTCATTACTTCTCGTGTTGCTGATGCTGCGCTCTTCCTAGCACCTATG ATCTATGAATTAGGTTGGAACTGGAATGATATGGAGGAGTTGGCACAAGGGACATTAGCTAGCCATCTTTTAGAATGTGGCTGCCAACTCACTGGAGGATATTTCATGCACCCTG GAGATGAATATAGGGATTTTTCTTTTGAGCAACTTGTGGATTTGTCCCTTCCATATGCCGAAGTTAGTTATGGAGGAGAAGTTATTGTCGGTAAGGCAGATGGCAGTGGTGGTCTTTTGAGCCACAGTACTTGTGCAGAACAGCTTCTTTATGAAGTTGGAGACCCAGCAAACTACATTACTCCTGATCTG GTTGTAGATTTCTGTAATGTGCAGTTTCACCAAATATCAACAGACAAGGTCCAATGTGAAGGAGCGAAACCATCTGATGCTTGTTACCCTGAGAAACTCCTCCAGTTATATCCTACT GAAGGTGGATGGAAAGGCTGGGGTGAAATATCTTATGGGGGGCATCAATGCTTAAAGCGAGCTCAAGCAGCAGAATACCTT GTTAGGTCGTGGATGGGTGAAAGATATCCCGACATTGATGAAAAAATTGTTTCATACATCATGGGCTACGATAGTTTGAAAGCTATAGGAAGTGATAAGGATAGTTACTCGTCCAAGCAAGTAATAGATGCTAGACTTCGGATGGATGGCCTCTTTGAGCTTGAAGAGCATGCTGTTCAGTTTGTTGAAGAATTTATCGCACTATATACAAATGGtcctgctggtggtggtggcatcaG TAAAGTCAGGACTGGTATAAATTCCAATGAACCAATGAACTATGACACATG CAATGGACAGAGGAAGGAACTGATTCTACAAAAGATGCTG GTTGACCGGGAAAACATCTTCTGGCGAGCGCATGCAAAGAAGGCAAGCATTCCTTGCCTGCAGAATCAGGCCATGGATTCTGAAACGGTTCAGATGCATATTTTACAATCACAAAAGAACCCAACAAGTCGCGCAATGGGCAGTCAACACATTAACACAAGCATGGGGACACAACTATCCCCTGTTCGTGCTTCACCTGGGAAAAAGATTGCCCTTTACCATATAGCCCACAGCAGAGCTGGTGACAAAGGGAATGATATTAACTTTTCTATCATTCCTCACTTCCCTGGTGACATTGGTCGGCTTAGGGTAGTGATCACTCCCGATTGGGTGAAGAATGTTGTTTCACCTCTACTTGATTTGTCGTCTTTTCCTGATGAGCGAGTGATTCAGCGTCGAATCAATCTACTTGAGCTTGTTAGTGTTGAGATTTACGACGTCCCAGGCATAAGCTCTCTGAATGTTGTGGTGAGGAACATCTTGGATGGTGGTGTGAACTGTTCAAGAAGGATTGATCGGCATGGAAAGACCCTGTCAGATCTGATATTGTGCCAAGAAGTTGTCTTACCCCCATGA
- the LOC112883608 gene encoding uncharacterized protein LOC112883608 isoform X3: protein MMEEVQNCVVKLRSNPRRHRDEVYVGCGAGFGGDRPMAALKLLQRVKELNYLVLECLAERTLADRFRIMVSGGKGYDPRVDPLGAQKEVLNLASILGLEITVAVAYESSFKTQGSPLSSNESTGPGGGRSTYLGAASIVHCLENYKPHVVITSRVADAALFLAPMIYELGWNWNDMEELAQGTLASHLLECGCQLTGGYFMHPGDEYRDFSFEQLVDLSLPYAEVSYGGEVIVGKADGSGGLLSHSTCAEQLLYEVGDPANYITPDLVVDFCNVQFHQISTDKVQCEGAKPSDACYPEKLLQLYPTEGGWKGWGEISYGGHQCLKRAQAAEYLVRSWMGERYPDIDEKIVSYIMGYDSLKAIGSDKDSYSSKQVIDARLRMDGLFELEEHAVQFVEEFIALYTNGPAGGGGISKVRTGINSNEPMNYDTCNGQRKELILQKMLVDRENIFWRAHAKKASIPCLQNQAMDSETVQMHILQSQKNPTSRAMGSQHINTSMGTQLSPVRASPGKKIALYHIAHSRAGDKGNDINFSIIPHFPGDIGRLRVVITPDWVKNVVSPLLDLSSFPDERVIQRRINLLELVSVEIYDVPGISSLNVVVRNILDGGVNCSRRIDRHGKTLSDLILCQEVVLPP, encoded by the exons ATGATGGAAGAGGTTCAAAACTGTGTGGTGAAGCTG CGGAGCAATCCTAGACGGCACAGGGATGAAGTGTACGTTGGCTGTGGGGCTGGATTTGGGGGAGACAGGCCAATGGCTGCTTTAAAATTACTGCAGAGGGTCAAGGAGCTTAACTACCTAGTGCTTGAGTGTTTGGCAGAGCGGACTCTTGCAGATCGGTTCCGAATTATGGTGTCAGGGGGCAAAGGATACGATCCTCGAG TGGATCCTCTTGGAGCACAGAAAGAAGTACTGAACCTGGCATCTATTTTGGGACTGGAGATAACAGTAGCTGTAGCTTATGAATCATCCTTTAAAACTCAAG GAAGCCCTCTATCATCCAATGAATCAACAGGGCCGGGCGGG GGAAGAAGCACATACCTTGGGGCAGCATCCATTGTACATTGCTTGGAAAACTATAAACCACATGTTGTCATTACTTCTCGTGTTGCTGATGCTGCGCTCTTCCTAGCACCTATG ATCTATGAATTAGGTTGGAACTGGAATGATATGGAGGAGTTGGCACAAGGGACATTAGCTAGCCATCTTTTAGAATGTGGCTGCCAACTCACTGGAGGATATTTCATGCACCCTG GAGATGAATATAGGGATTTTTCTTTTGAGCAACTTGTGGATTTGTCCCTTCCATATGCCGAAGTTAGTTATGGAGGAGAAGTTATTGTCGGTAAGGCAGATGGCAGTGGTGGTCTTTTGAGCCACAGTACTTGTGCAGAACAGCTTCTTTATGAAGTTGGAGACCCAGCAAACTACATTACTCCTGATCTG GTTGTAGATTTCTGTAATGTGCAGTTTCACCAAATATCAACAGACAAGGTCCAATGTGAAGGAGCGAAACCATCTGATGCTTGTTACCCTGAGAAACTCCTCCAGTTATATCCTACT GAAGGTGGATGGAAAGGCTGGGGTGAAATATCTTATGGGGGGCATCAATGCTTAAAGCGAGCTCAAGCAGCAGAATACCTT GTTAGGTCGTGGATGGGTGAAAGATATCCCGACATTGATGAAAAAATTGTTTCATACATCATGGGCTACGATAGTTTGAAAGCTATAGGAAGTGATAAGGATAGTTACTCGTCCAAGCAAGTAATAGATGCTAGACTTCGGATGGATGGCCTCTTTGAGCTTGAAGAGCATGCTGTTCAGTTTGTTGAAGAATTTATCGCACTATATACAAATGGtcctgctggtggtggtggcatcaG TAAAGTCAGGACTGGTATAAATTCCAATGAACCAATGAACTATGACACATG CAATGGACAGAGGAAGGAACTGATTCTACAAAAGATGCTG GTTGACCGGGAAAACATCTTCTGGCGAGCGCATGCAAAGAAGGCAAGCATTCCTTGCCTGCAGAATCAGGCCATGGATTCTGAAACGGTTCAGATGCATATTTTACAATCACAAAAGAACCCAACAAGTCGCGCAATGGGCAGTCAACACATTAACACAAGCATGGGGACACAACTATCCCCTGTTCGTGCTTCACCTGGGAAAAAGATTGCCCTTTACCATATAGCCCACAGCAGAGCTGGTGACAAAGGGAATGATATTAACTTTTCTATCATTCCTCACTTCCCTGGTGACATTGGTCGGCTTAGGGTAGTGATCACTCCCGATTGGGTGAAGAATGTTGTTTCACCTCTACTTGATTTGTCGTCTTTTCCTGATGAGCGAGTGATTCAGCGTCGAATCAATCTACTTGAGCTTGTTAGTGTTGAGATTTACGACGTCCCAGGCATAAGCTCTCTGAATGTTGTGGTGAGGAACATCTTGGATGGTGGTGTGAACTGTTCAAGAAGGATTGATCGGCATGGAAAGACCCTGTCAGATCTGATATTGTGCCAAGAAGTTGTCTTACCCCCATGA